A genome region from Defluviimonas aquaemixtae includes the following:
- a CDS encoding polyheme membrane-associated cytochrome C, with protein sequence MISRTIGLLLTVPSFWLLSGKTAWAQDTQVPLADIVESWLGSPHADQESQSFQHWNEDGAVAQECAACHSSSGLRDFLGADGTEPGIVDRPALIGSTVDCAACHNLTATSLDEVVFPSGAVVERLGSSAICMVCHQGRQSSSSVEAAVAGLEPDSVSPDLGFINIHYRAAAASLMGAVAHGAYEYPGKIYAGRFAHVAGFDSCANCHDAHTLEVSTTVCASCHNTQDLWAIRTRPDDVDADGDASEGVAAEMATLHDALGRALLAYAAEVTGAPIIYAPDNYPYFFADLNANGLPDGEELAYPNRYQHWTPRLLQAAYNYQFVAKDPGIYAHNPAYAQQILIDSLDSLGEAVELETQVWTRP encoded by the coding sequence ATGATCAGTAGGACTATCGGACTTTTGCTGACTGTTCCGTCCTTTTGGCTCCTCTCCGGCAAGACGGCGTGGGCTCAGGATACGCAGGTTCCACTCGCAGACATCGTTGAGTCCTGGCTTGGTTCGCCGCATGCTGACCAGGAATCGCAATCCTTCCAGCATTGGAACGAAGACGGCGCCGTCGCGCAGGAATGCGCGGCCTGCCATTCCAGCAGCGGGCTGCGCGACTTTCTCGGCGCAGACGGAACCGAGCCCGGTATCGTGGATCGCCCGGCCCTGATCGGGTCGACCGTCGATTGCGCAGCGTGCCACAACCTCACTGCGACGTCGCTCGACGAAGTCGTTTTTCCGAGCGGCGCGGTCGTCGAGAGGCTCGGTAGCTCCGCCATTTGCATGGTGTGCCATCAGGGCCGCCAGTCATCGTCCAGCGTCGAGGCGGCGGTCGCAGGGCTCGAGCCGGACTCGGTTTCGCCTGACCTCGGCTTCATCAACATCCACTATCGCGCGGCGGCGGCGAGCCTTATGGGCGCGGTGGCGCATGGCGCCTACGAATATCCGGGCAAGATCTATGCGGGCCGGTTTGCGCATGTCGCAGGCTTCGACAGCTGCGCGAACTGCCATGATGCGCATACGCTCGAAGTTAGCACTACCGTTTGCGCGAGTTGCCACAACACACAAGACCTTTGGGCGATCCGAACGCGCCCGGATGATGTGGATGCAGACGGTGACGCTTCCGAAGGGGTGGCCGCAGAGATGGCAACGCTGCACGATGCGCTGGGCCGGGCGCTCCTCGCCTACGCCGCCGAGGTCACCGGCGCGCCGATAATCTATGCCCCCGATAACTATCCCTATTTCTTCGCCGATCTGAATGCCAACGGCTTGCCGGACGGAGAGGAGCTCGCCTATCCAAATCGCTATCAGCACTGGACGCCGCGCCTTCTGCAGGCGGCATACAACTACCAGTTCGTCGCGAAGGATCCGGGCATCTACGCTCACAATCCGGCTTACGCGCAGCAGATACTCATCGATAGTCTCGACAGCCTTGGCGAGGCGGTCGAACTAGAGACGCAAGTATGGACGCGGCCCTGA
- a CDS encoding site-2 protease family protein, with translation MRDAPMFSRAVRLVDILGFQIKVDPSWLLIAALVVWTLSSGYFPQQVPDLGRGDYLALGIVSMLALFAGLILHELAHSLVARRFGLGVGGITLFIFGGVAELDEEPSSPQSEFWIAIAGPIMSFAIAGAAWLGLQAMQGAELSAAFQAVLRYLALVNFVLAVLNLMPAFPLDGGRVLRAALWRASGDLIQATRRASATSALFAYALIAFGFVSLFSGATIGGIWQVLIGLFLLSAAHGTYQQVLIKSSLSGKTVRALMTDRVHVAGPDDTLAHVVDTIMLRHAVSFVPVAEGDHLLGYIDAALLQKIDRENWESTHVSDIYIAASEGNTVSPALPTETLMRRMSMQERRKFLVAENSRLLGVITLADLLAYLSVLQELRPVRSSGGAGPIRRPAA, from the coding sequence ATGCGAGACGCTCCGATGTTCTCAAGAGCGGTGCGATTGGTCGATATCCTCGGATTTCAGATCAAAGTGGATCCGAGTTGGCTTCTGATTGCCGCTTTGGTCGTCTGGACTCTGTCGTCGGGCTACTTTCCTCAACAGGTTCCGGACCTTGGTCGAGGCGATTATCTCGCGCTGGGTATCGTTTCGATGCTGGCGCTCTTTGCCGGTCTGATCCTGCACGAGCTCGCCCACTCGCTCGTCGCGCGCCGGTTCGGGCTCGGAGTGGGAGGCATCACGCTGTTCATCTTCGGAGGGGTAGCAGAGCTCGACGAGGAGCCGTCGAGTCCGCAATCGGAATTCTGGATCGCGATCGCGGGACCGATCATGAGCTTCGCGATCGCAGGGGCGGCGTGGCTCGGGCTTCAGGCGATGCAGGGTGCCGAGCTTTCCGCCGCGTTTCAGGCGGTCTTGCGGTATCTCGCGCTGGTCAACTTCGTACTGGCGGTCCTCAATCTGATGCCGGCCTTCCCGCTCGACGGCGGCAGGGTGCTGCGGGCTGCGCTCTGGCGCGCGTCCGGCGACCTGATCCAGGCGACCCGCCGAGCCAGCGCCACATCTGCGCTTTTCGCCTACGCCCTGATCGCGTTCGGATTTGTCTCGCTCTTCTCGGGGGCGACCATCGGCGGCATTTGGCAGGTGCTGATCGGACTGTTTCTGCTCTCTGCGGCGCATGGCACCTATCAGCAGGTCCTGATCAAGTCCTCCTTGTCCGGCAAGACGGTTCGGGCGCTGATGACCGACCGTGTCCATGTCGCAGGCCCCGACGACACGCTTGCCCATGTCGTGGATACGATCATGCTGCGCCATGCGGTGAGTTTCGTCCCCGTCGCCGAGGGTGATCACCTGCTCGGTTACATCGATGCGGCGCTGCTTCAGAAGATCGACCGGGAGAACTGGGAGAGCACGCATGTCTCGGACATCTACATCGCCGCGAGCGAGGGAAACACGGTGTCGCCCGCCCTGCCGACAGAGACGCTGATGCGCAGAATGTCCATGCAGGAACGACGCAAGTTCCTGGTGGCGGAGAACAGTCGTCTGCTGGGCGTCATCACGCTCGCCGACCTTCTCGCCTACCTGAGCGTATTGCAGGAACTCAGGCCGGTCCGAAGTTCCGGAGGCGCTGGGCCGATCAGGCGCCCGGCCGCCTGA
- a CDS encoding ribose-phosphate diphosphokinase: MLLFAMEASRDFGQAVAGHLGTNLDPHEERAFEDGEHKSRPLVNVRGRDAYVIQGLHGDAEQNTNDKLVRLLMFLATLKDDGAARVTAVIPYLAYARKDRQTKARDPVATRTLARLIESVGTDSVMTLDVHNLAAFQNAFRCCNWHLDTRSLFARHVIPQLGSAELSVVSPDAGGVKRAQLFREMLEGLLGRPVRAAFMEKRRSAGVVSGSHLVGDAEGRTAIVVDDMIASGGTMVRAAQALKERGAEQVIAFAAHGLFTKGAEQALEDAAIDRWIVTDTVPRRSIDPVLFDRRVEVVSAAPLFAEAIRRLHHDGSLVELLSFPG, translated from the coding sequence ATGCTCTTGTTCGCAATGGAAGCGAGCCGCGACTTCGGCCAAGCGGTGGCAGGTCATCTCGGGACAAACCTTGACCCGCACGAAGAGCGGGCATTCGAGGATGGCGAGCACAAGAGCCGGCCGCTCGTGAACGTGCGAGGGCGAGATGCCTACGTGATCCAGGGCCTCCACGGCGATGCGGAGCAGAACACGAACGACAAGCTTGTCCGGCTTCTGATGTTCCTCGCCACTCTCAAGGACGATGGCGCGGCGCGGGTGACGGCGGTCATCCCGTACCTGGCCTATGCGCGGAAGGATCGCCAGACCAAGGCGCGAGATCCGGTCGCGACCCGTACGCTCGCCCGGCTGATCGAGTCGGTAGGAACGGACTCGGTCATGACGCTCGACGTCCACAACCTCGCCGCCTTCCAGAACGCGTTCCGCTGCTGCAACTGGCACCTCGACACGCGTTCGCTGTTCGCACGGCATGTGATCCCGCAGCTTGGCAGCGCGGAGCTGTCCGTGGTGTCGCCCGACGCGGGCGGTGTGAAGCGGGCGCAGCTGTTCCGGGAGATGCTCGAAGGGCTCCTCGGCCGACCGGTCCGCGCGGCCTTCATGGAAAAGCGGCGCAGCGCAGGCGTCGTCAGCGGCTCTCACCTCGTGGGAGACGCCGAGGGCAGGACGGCGATCGTGGTCGACGACATGATCGCGTCGGGCGGCACGATGGTGAGGGCCGCGCAGGCTCTGAAGGAACGCGGTGCCGAGCAGGTGATCGCGTTCGCCGCGCATGGACTGTTCACGAAGGGCGCGGAGCAGGCGCTGGAAGACGCCGCAATCGACCGGTGGATCGTAACGGACACGGTGCCCAGGCGGAGTATCGATCCCGTGCTCTTCGACCGGCGCGTGGAAGTGGTCAGCGCGGCCCCGCTTTTCGCCGAGGCGATCCGGCGGCTCCATCATGACGGTTCGCTCGTGGAGCTCCTGTCGTTTCCAGGATAG
- a CDS encoding Hsp20/alpha crystallin family protein, which yields MRQNRLPSRTESSTTTPFFRSLHDEIDRVFDRFSSGLPMSARDLWGRAEDAVMPALDVAETEKEVVITAEVPGVAEQDLDVSITDDVLTIKGEKSSDHEEREENYHLVERRYGRFSRSVSLGFAPDDGKVQASFRDGVLTLKIAKPEGAVTKTRKVSIGKG from the coding sequence ATGAGACAGAACCGTCTTCCTTCCCGAACGGAGTCCTCTACGACCACACCATTCTTCAGATCGCTGCATGACGAAATCGACCGCGTGTTCGACCGGTTCAGCAGCGGCCTTCCGATGTCCGCCCGCGACCTCTGGGGGCGGGCGGAGGATGCAGTGATGCCCGCACTCGACGTTGCCGAGACCGAGAAGGAGGTCGTCATCACCGCCGAGGTGCCGGGCGTTGCCGAACAGGACCTCGACGTTTCGATCACCGACGACGTCCTCACTATCAAGGGCGAGAAGTCAAGTGATCACGAGGAAAGGGAGGAGAACTACCATCTCGTCGAACGCCGCTATGGCCGCTTCAGCCGGTCTGTGTCGCTTGGCTTCGCGCCGGATGACGGCAAAGTTCAGGCATCGTTTAGAGACGGCGTGCTCACGCTGAAGATAGCGAAGCCCGAGGGCGCGGTCACGAAGACCCGCAAAGTCAGTATCGGCAAGGGCTGA
- a CDS encoding PAS domain S-box protein: MPQTDPSTKLLATLLDAAVDAVIIADAEGRMIRVNQAACALFGYERDEMAGAKLDMLMPDTYAIRHSDAVRHHIKTGETRIIGKGRDLEGLRKDGSIFPLHLSVGRSTIDGEPMFVGIMHDLTRRKAMEEALVVAQRMEALGQLTGGVAHDFNNLLTVIVGNLELLEASLEEERDRSLIHEALGAAELGSSLIGKLLALGRRSHLKPERLDVNEAVRSTLSILGRTLGPNIRVSTSLAEDIWIVEADDAQLQTALINLAINAQDAMLEGGNIVIRTSNVMIDDNFVAHEIDLARGNYVRISVTDNGSGMTADVVRRAFEPFFTTKAAAKGTGLGLSMVYGFARQSGGHATLYSEAGLGTTASLYFPAVGGSSKGSGSPEGAQGDVAVEPGSGETILVVEDDAAIRRLSVARLEAMGYRVVEAANADEALAVLVRHPETAALFADIVMPGEMNGIDLARRVRTEHPEIAILLTSGFSGDLIHPQNGFTTSFQLLNKPYRQSELANRLRILLSGRADLTG, from the coding sequence ATGCCTCAGACGGATCCGAGCACAAAACTGCTCGCCACGCTTCTCGATGCGGCCGTCGATGCCGTCATCATCGCGGATGCAGAGGGCCGGATGATCCGCGTCAACCAGGCCGCCTGCGCGCTCTTCGGCTACGAGCGGGACGAGATGGCGGGTGCGAAGCTCGATATGCTCATGCCCGACACCTATGCGATCCGTCACAGCGATGCGGTCAGGCACCATATCAAGACGGGCGAGACGCGGATCATCGGCAAGGGGCGAGACCTGGAGGGGCTTCGCAAGGACGGCAGCATCTTTCCGCTTCACCTGTCGGTGGGGCGAAGCACGATCGATGGCGAACCTATGTTCGTCGGCATCATGCACGATCTAACACGCAGAAAGGCGATGGAGGAAGCGCTGGTGGTCGCCCAGCGGATGGAGGCGCTTGGCCAGCTCACCGGCGGTGTCGCCCACGATTTCAACAACCTTCTCACGGTAATCGTCGGCAATCTAGAGTTGCTCGAAGCATCGCTTGAGGAGGAGCGCGACAGGTCGCTGATTCACGAGGCCCTCGGTGCCGCGGAGCTCGGGTCTTCGCTCATCGGAAAGCTCCTCGCCCTCGGCCGACGCAGCCACCTTAAGCCGGAGCGACTGGACGTGAACGAAGCGGTGCGCTCGACGCTCAGCATCCTCGGCCGCACGCTTGGCCCAAATATCCGCGTCAGCACGTCCCTGGCAGAGGATATATGGATCGTCGAAGCCGACGACGCGCAATTGCAAACCGCACTGATCAATCTTGCGATCAACGCCCAGGACGCGATGCTGGAAGGCGGCAATATCGTCATCCGAACCAGCAATGTCATGATCGACGATAACTTCGTGGCGCACGAGATCGATCTGGCGCGGGGCAACTACGTCCGCATCTCGGTGACGGACAACGGTTCCGGCATGACCGCCGACGTCGTCAGGCGGGCGTTCGAGCCCTTCTTTACGACGAAAGCCGCAGCCAAGGGAACCGGCCTGGGCCTGTCCATGGTTTACGGATTCGCGCGCCAGTCCGGCGGCCATGCGACGCTCTACAGCGAGGCGGGCCTTGGCACGACGGCCAGCCTATATTTTCCCGCCGTAGGCGGATCTTCGAAGGGGTCCGGTTCGCCGGAAGGCGCACAAGGCGATGTCGCTGTCGAACCGGGATCGGGCGAGACCATCCTTGTCGTAGAGGATGATGCCGCGATTCGGCGGCTGTCCGTCGCGCGGCTCGAGGCGATGGGCTACCGCGTGGTCGAGGCAGCGAATGCTGACGAGGCGTTGGCGGTGCTCGTCCGCCATCCGGAAACCGCCGCGCTCTTTGCGGATATCGTGATGCCCGGCGAAATGAACGGCATCGACCTGGCGCGACGGGTGCGGACAGAGCACCCGGAAATCGCGATACTTCTTACGTCGGGCTTTTCAGGCGACCTCATCCATCCGCAGAACGGCTTCACGACGAGTTTTCAGCTTCTGAACAAGCCGTACCGGCAAAGCGAGCTTGCAAACCGGCTGCGCATCCTGCTGTCAGGCCGTGCTGACCTGACGGGGTGA
- the acsA gene encoding acetate--CoA ligase, translated as MTEEMLRKVKGAAGRANMPDYAAACAQFSWDQERAALAGLPGGGLNIAQEALDAQIARGRGDRIALRWIGRDGQRRNFSYDSLARSANRFANVLGLLGVKRGETVYSLLGREPELYFAALGTLKAGSVFCPMFAAFGPEPIQARMEIGSAKVLVTSAALYRRKVKPIRDRLPDLEHVLLIDGEAEGCAALAPMMEAASEEFATTRTRPEDPSLLHFTSGTTGLPKGARHVHEAVVAHRVTARLALDLRPEDIYWCTADPGWVTGTSYGIIAPLVIGSTMIVDEAEFDPDRWYGILADEGVTVWYTAPTAIRMLMRAGADLIGGRKFPKLRFMASVGEPLNPEAVLWGHEVFGMPFHDNWWQTETGGIMIANYAAMDVKPGSMGKPLPGIEAGIVEVTDAGVRELTKPQAIGELALRPGWPSMMRTYLHEEARYKKCFRDGWYLSGDLAMRDKDGYYWFVGRADDVIKSAGHLIGPFEVESALIEHDAVAEVGVIGIPDETAGEIVKAYVTLHKGYEPDEELERVLLGHARKRLGPAVAPKEIVFRQNLPKTRSGKIMRRLLKARELGLPEGDISTLESDEK; from the coding sequence ATGACCGAGGAAATGCTGCGCAAGGTCAAGGGAGCGGCCGGAAGGGCCAACATGCCCGACTATGCCGCCGCCTGTGCGCAGTTTTCCTGGGACCAGGAGCGCGCAGCGCTCGCGGGCTTGCCGGGCGGCGGGCTGAACATCGCGCAAGAGGCTCTCGATGCGCAGATCGCGCGGGGGCGCGGCGACCGAATTGCGCTCCGTTGGATCGGCCGCGACGGCCAACGGCGGAACTTCAGCTACGACTCTCTTGCTAGATCCGCCAACCGCTTCGCGAACGTGCTCGGCTTGCTCGGCGTGAAGCGGGGCGAGACGGTCTATTCGCTTCTCGGGCGCGAGCCCGAGCTCTATTTCGCGGCGCTCGGCACGCTCAAGGCCGGTTCCGTCTTCTGTCCGATGTTCGCTGCGTTCGGGCCGGAACCTATCCAGGCCCGCATGGAGATCGGCTCGGCGAAAGTGCTAGTGACGTCCGCCGCTCTTTACCGGCGTAAGGTCAAACCTATTCGCGACCGGCTTCCGGACTTGGAGCACGTTCTGTTGATCGACGGCGAGGCAGAGGGATGCGCCGCGCTCGCTCCGATGATGGAGGCCGCCAGTGAAGAGTTCGCGACGACGAGGACACGGCCGGAAGACCCGTCGCTCCTGCACTTCACTTCAGGAACAACCGGTCTGCCGAAAGGTGCCAGACACGTTCACGAAGCGGTCGTCGCGCATCGCGTCACTGCCCGCCTCGCGCTCGACCTCAGGCCCGAGGACATCTACTGGTGCACCGCAGATCCCGGCTGGGTGACTGGCACTTCCTACGGCATCATCGCGCCGCTCGTCATTGGCTCGACGATGATCGTCGACGAGGCGGAGTTCGACCCGGATCGTTGGTACGGCATCCTCGCCGACGAAGGCGTCACAGTCTGGTACACCGCGCCTACCGCGATCCGCATGCTAATGCGCGCCGGTGCCGATCTCATAGGCGGGCGCAAATTTCCCAAGCTCCGGTTCATGGCGAGCGTTGGCGAGCCCCTGAACCCCGAAGCCGTGCTGTGGGGGCATGAGGTCTTCGGGATGCCCTTCCACGACAACTGGTGGCAAACCGAAACCGGCGGCATCATGATCGCCAACTACGCCGCGATGGACGTGAAGCCCGGTTCGATGGGCAAGCCACTGCCTGGGATCGAGGCGGGGATCGTCGAGGTGACGGATGCGGGCGTAAGGGAACTCACCAAGCCGCAGGCGATCGGCGAATTGGCGCTGCGCCCCGGATGGCCGTCGATGATGCGAACCTACCTGCACGAGGAGGCGCGCTACAAAAAATGCTTCCGCGACGGCTGGTACTTGTCGGGTGATCTCGCGATGCGCGACAAGGACGGCTATTACTGGTTCGTCGGCCGCGCCGATGACGTGATTAAGAGCGCCGGCCACCTGATCGGACCCTTCGAGGTCGAAAGCGCGCTGATCGAGCATGATGCCGTGGCCGAGGTCGGCGTGATCGGCATCCCCGACGAGACGGCAGGCGAGATCGTCAAAGCCTATGTGACGCTGCACAAGGGCTACGAGCCCGACGAAGAGCTGGAGCGCGTGCTTCTCGGCCACGCCCGAAAGCGGCTTGGTCCTGCAGTCGCGCCGAAAGAGATCGTGTTCCGCCAAAATCTGCCGAAGACGCGATCTGGAAAGATCATGCGGCGACTTCTCAAGGCCCGTGAGTTGGGGCTGCCCGAGGGCGATATCTCCACGCTCGAAAGCGACGAGAAATGA
- a CDS encoding MBOAT family O-acyltransferase produces the protein MLFTTLDFLLFLPVAVLVFWLLPVRLRLPWLVLASVIFYGSFGLQNLIYLAIVIVIVLIAGRMLRTDALGTRRVALWGGTFVILALMGLLKYYDPIAAEINGLPTLGLSSPAGFSFYAFTAIALIVDRYRDPAAARASDAQEVLYLAWFPKILAGPIERIGPFIAELTEKSPLTWPQFALGCQLILWGIVKKVVVADNLAPFVDRTYAIPAYAVPVELIIASYFFAFQIYCDFSGYTDIARGTSQLFGIRLSENFRRSYFAHSIGEFWSRRWHISLADWFRDYVYFPLVGSERKAWRMYAGLMVVFILSGIWHAGLGYGIGWGFVAWGILNGAYLWGERALNPLRRRLRKRLGASWLGSLHTFAAILVVFHLILVSWVFFRAGDLGDAALILGRIWDDLPALPALLPNYPFTAEHGFLAALIAALLVIETLMERPRIAEQFAAAARPLRWLVWLACLFALIVLGRWDSEVFVYMQF, from the coding sequence ATGCTGTTCACCACGCTCGATTTTCTGCTCTTTCTGCCCGTCGCGGTTCTCGTCTTCTGGCTGCTGCCGGTCCGGCTGCGCCTGCCCTGGCTCGTGCTGGCGAGCGTCATCTTCTATGGCAGCTTTGGACTTCAGAATCTCATCTATCTCGCGATCGTTATCGTCATCGTTCTGATCGCCGGCCGGATGCTCAGGACAGATGCGCTGGGTACACGACGTGTGGCGCTCTGGGGTGGCACCTTCGTGATCCTCGCGCTGATGGGCCTACTGAAATACTACGATCCGATCGCGGCAGAGATCAACGGCTTGCCCACGCTCGGTCTCAGCTCGCCCGCGGGCTTTTCCTTCTACGCCTTCACCGCGATCGCGCTCATTGTCGACCGCTATCGCGATCCGGCGGCGGCGCGGGCAAGTGACGCGCAGGAAGTGCTTTATCTGGCCTGGTTCCCGAAGATCCTCGCCGGGCCGATCGAGCGGATCGGGCCGTTCATCGCCGAGCTGACCGAAAAATCGCCACTTACCTGGCCGCAATTCGCTTTGGGGTGCCAGTTGATCCTATGGGGAATCGTCAAGAAGGTGGTCGTCGCCGATAACCTCGCGCCCTTCGTCGACCGCACCTATGCGATCCCCGCCTATGCCGTGCCCGTCGAACTCATCATCGCGAGCTACTTCTTCGCCTTCCAGATCTACTGCGATTTCTCGGGCTACACCGACATCGCCCGCGGAACATCGCAACTCTTCGGTATCCGGCTCTCGGAGAACTTCCGCCGCTCCTACTTCGCGCATTCGATCGGCGAGTTCTGGTCGCGGCGGTGGCACATCTCGCTCGCCGACTGGTTTCGCGACTACGTCTACTTCCCGCTCGTCGGATCCGAGCGGAAGGCCTGGCGCATGTATGCCGGGCTCATGGTCGTCTTCATCCTGAGTGGCATCTGGCACGCAGGGCTCGGTTACGGAATCGGCTGGGGCTTCGTGGCCTGGGGGATACTGAACGGCGCCTATTTGTGGGGCGAGCGCGCCCTGAACCCCCTGCGCCGGCGGCTCCGCAAGCGCCTCGGCGCCAGTTGGCTCGGGTCTCTTCATACCTTCGCGGCGATCCTTGTCGTCTTCCACCTGATCCTCGTGAGCTGGGTCTTTTTCCGAGCCGGTGATCTCGGCGATGCCGCCTTGATTCTCGGCCGCATCTGGGACGATCTGCCGGCGTTGCCCGCGCTTCTGCCGAACTATCCCTTCACCGCAGAACACGGCTTTCTCGCAGCGTTGATTGCCGCGCTTCTCGTAATCGAGACTTTGATGGAACGCCCCCGCATCGCCGAACAGTTCGCCGCCGCGGCGCGCCCGCTGCGCTGGCTCGTCTGGCTTGCCTGCCTCTTCGCGCTGATCGTCCTCGGCCGATGGGACAGCGAAGTCTTCGTCTACATGCAGTTCTGA
- a CDS encoding response regulator, with translation MTETNILVVDDDEGVRKVLRRCLESDGFQVHEAARATEVQTTLDRVPVSLITLDLNLEDENGLDIAHQIRKASDVPIIMITAKGDLIDRVVGLEIGADDYIAKPFHIREVLARVRSVLRRSKETPGPAKPAAPMAVREFSFAGFRAIPDKLELENREGNTIELTSGDFKLLKVFMEHPRRVLSREQIMDILNGPGWSPLDRTIDNQVARLRKKIESEPGDPKIIKTVRGVGYIFTPDVTVSPRQVSTA, from the coding sequence GTGACCGAGACGAATATTCTCGTGGTTGATGACGATGAAGGCGTGCGCAAAGTTCTGCGGCGCTGTCTCGAATCAGACGGCTTCCAAGTGCATGAGGCCGCAAGGGCAACGGAGGTTCAGACGACGCTGGACCGGGTTCCTGTCAGCCTCATCACGCTTGATCTGAACCTCGAGGACGAGAACGGCCTCGACATCGCTCACCAGATTCGTAAGGCCTCGGACGTGCCGATCATCATGATCACCGCTAAGGGCGATCTGATCGACCGGGTCGTCGGGCTCGAGATCGGAGCGGACGACTACATCGCCAAGCCGTTCCACATCCGCGAGGTGCTGGCCCGCGTCCGCAGTGTGCTTAGACGTTCCAAGGAAACGCCGGGGCCAGCGAAACCCGCCGCGCCAATGGCGGTGCGCGAATTCTCGTTCGCCGGCTTCCGCGCCATACCGGACAAGCTCGAGCTAGAAAACCGCGAAGGAAACACGATTGAACTCACCAGCGGGGATTTCAAGCTTCTCAAGGTGTTCATGGAACATCCCCGCCGGGTGCTGTCACGCGAGCAGATCATGGACATTCTGAACGGACCCGGCTGGTCGCCGCTCGACCGCACTATCGACAACCAGGTTGCGCGCCTGCGCAAGAAGATCGAGAGCGAGCCCGGCGATCCGAAGATCATTAAGACGGTGCGGGGCGTAGGCTACATCTTTACGCCTGACGTGACGGTCTCACCCCGTCAGGTCAGCACGGCCTGA
- a CDS encoding acyl carrier protein has protein sequence MTSEKIEDLVRRELARIAPDVDVDDIDRKGDLREECDIDSLDFLNLVTALGKALSMPMPEADYPKMRSFDDLVAYLREAS, from the coding sequence ATGACATCGGAAAAGATTGAAGACCTTGTGCGCAGGGAACTCGCCCGCATCGCTCCAGATGTTGACGTCGACGATATCGACCGAAAGGGCGACTTGCGCGAGGAATGCGACATCGACTCGCTTGATTTCCTCAATCTGGTAACTGCGCTCGGCAAGGCGCTGTCGATGCCGATGCCTGAGGCGGACTACCCGAAGATGCGGAGCTTCGATGACCTGGTCGCTTATCTCCGCGAGGCCTCTTAG
- a CDS encoding helix-turn-helix domain-containing protein, protein MLLGPTMGAVMYAAVSQDLRSARTALRNSHPKPNGHVHRLNRQLAPGQHIFFESDPARFVYKVRSGVLRLTRTQRDGRRQVIAFGFPGDIVGLPCAGRHTTECDAITSAEVSARRCDPLDHPESDPKLHSLLVTAALDEIRFLQDHFLIFGRRRASEKVAAFLILLLDRVGEAADDRHLVRLPMNRSDIADYVGLTPETVSRSITQLRAEKMIKLDDPNTIIVRDPDRLRALAEGAQELVADWS, encoded by the coding sequence ATGCTGCTCGGGCCGACAATGGGGGCCGTCATGTATGCAGCAGTCTCACAAGATCTTCGCTCAGCCCGAACAGCGCTTCGAAACAGCCACCCAAAGCCAAATGGGCACGTGCACCGCCTGAACAGGCAACTCGCACCGGGGCAGCATATTTTCTTCGAGTCCGACCCCGCAAGATTTGTTTACAAGGTGCGTTCCGGCGTTCTTCGTCTGACGCGGACCCAGCGGGACGGGCGGCGGCAAGTCATCGCGTTCGGATTTCCCGGAGATATCGTTGGGCTGCCCTGCGCCGGCCGCCACACGACCGAATGCGACGCTATCACTTCTGCCGAGGTGTCGGCCCGGCGCTGCGATCCTCTCGATCATCCAGAGAGCGACCCGAAGCTGCATTCGCTCCTCGTGACGGCCGCGCTGGACGAAATCCGGTTCCTGCAGGACCACTTCCTGATCTTCGGCCGCAGGCGGGCGAGCGAGAAAGTGGCTGCATTTCTCATCCTGCTTCTCGACCGCGTCGGAGAAGCTGCCGACGACCGCCATTTAGTCCGCTTGCCGATGAACCGCTCGGATATCGCGGACTACGTGGGGCTGACACCGGAAACCGTTAGCCGGTCGATCACGCAGCTGCGCGCCGAGAAAATGATAAAGCTCGACGATCCAAACACGATCATCGTGCGCGACCCCGATCGGCTTCGCGCGCTGGCAGAAGGCGCGCAGGAGCTTGTCGCGGATTGGTCATGA